From one Nitrospiraceae bacterium genomic stretch:
- a CDS encoding SWIB/MDM2 domain-containing protein, producing MAKKKAAKKKVAKKKVVKKKTAKKAAKKKVAKKKPAKAKTKRKPNAAFMKPMHISTALSRVVGSAPIPRTEVTKKLWAYIKKNKLQDSVNRRQINADANLREVFGGKGSVSMFEMTKLVNKHLS from the coding sequence ATGGCAAAGAAAAAAGCAGCGAAGAAGAAAGTAGCAAAGAAAAAAGTTGTAAAGAAGAAAACCGCAAAAAAAGCAGCAAAGAAAAAAGTCGCGAAAAAGAAACCTGCAAAAGCAAAAACCAAGAGAAAACCAAATGCAGCATTCATGAAGCCTATGCATATTAGTACTGCCCTTTCAAGGGTAGTTGGTTCTGCTCCAATTCCAAGAACAGAAGTAACAAAGAAACTCTGGGCATATATCAAGAAGAATAAACTCCAGGATTCAGTAAACAGAAGACAGATCAATGCTGATGCTAACCTGAGAGAAGTATTCGGAGGAAAAGGTTCAGTATCAATGTTCGAGATGACCAAGCTGGTCAACAAACACCTGAGCTAA